From a region of the Nitrospira sp. genome:
- a CDS encoding efflux RND transporter permease subunit: MNKLVQVALKKPYTFVVLAILILVFGALTIIEAPTDVFPNIQMPVSSVVWLYDGLMPQETEGRVTRVFEQMLTQTVEGIKTIVSTSYFGHSIINIFLQDGVDLAGSEADIVGISQTSVKALPPDVAAPMVMRLFPSQVPVAVLQVESDVQTPAELYNLCVMRIRPMLVTIPGAILPHPYGGQDMQVMINVDQDKLLARNLTTEDVHQAIEKQNLVLPGGDMKIKETDWLVLTNASPLKIEEFDDIPIKREGNSFIHLRDVATVRLAGRVQTNSVLVDGKQAVIVVVMKSSEASTIDIVDGIKRMIPRISEVVPPDVKVSLISDSSEFVRDAIADVVHEMVIAAALVGFIVLVMLGSWRPTVIVLTSIPLSILCSLIGLHMLEQSINIMTLGGLALAVGILVDNAAVMIENIDTHLAMGKPLEEAIIDAANQIILPTFVATLAITIVWVPLFHLSGIAGWVFPAMAEAVVFAMLASFILTYTLVPTMAKYILKVHHATGPEGGIFARFQHGFQNAFERFRDGYTAQLEQVIAHRVGFVAISMVFAVASLGLFYFEGQEFFPQIKGGLLQMHMRAPLGLRIEAAGRVAARVSDDVRELLHGNVDAVVSNCGLPVGAHNLAFIPTPTIGTQDCDLTITLKDLRSPVWEYRQILRQRLTERYPGTEFTFQPADLTDKILNFGSLAPIDLQINGPDLYANYSYAQKLAGKFRQIPGAADVYIYQTMFQPTILVEGDRRFALGLNLNQRDFGFNMLLATAGSQQIDQKYWLDRSTQQSYRLNVYTPQPQLTSIKDLQTIPVAPEDRGREEGGATGVQLLGNMTNLSLIGTPGVVTHRNLLPMIDVLVSAEGRDLGGVLAEVRHIAEIMKDDLPRGAEVEIHGQSEVMHDAFVELGGGLIIAILLVYLLIVVNFQSWLDPFIIITALVGAFAGIAWALFVTKTYISVPAMTGAIMTMGTATANSILLVAYARERIAVHGDAIRAAVEAGKARIRPVLMTAAAMIIGMLPMATANSQNAPLGRAVMGGLTVATLFTLFFVPCVYAIIYNRRAVPQKERVQYE, translated from the coding sequence ATGAATAAGCTCGTCCAGGTTGCCTTAAAAAAACCTTATACTTTCGTAGTGTTGGCTATTCTCATTCTCGTATTTGGGGCGTTGACGATCATCGAGGCACCGACCGATGTCTTCCCAAATATCCAGATGCCTGTTAGCTCGGTGGTCTGGCTCTACGATGGCTTGATGCCGCAAGAGACAGAGGGACGAGTCACGCGTGTGTTCGAGCAAATGTTGACTCAGACGGTCGAAGGCATCAAGACCATCGTGAGCACGTCGTACTTCGGTCACTCCATCATAAATATATTTCTTCAGGACGGAGTTGATCTGGCTGGGAGCGAGGCCGATATTGTGGGGATCTCGCAGACCTCCGTCAAAGCCCTACCGCCTGATGTTGCTGCGCCCATGGTTATGCGGCTGTTTCCTTCCCAAGTGCCCGTAGCCGTATTGCAAGTTGAATCCGATGTTCAAACGCCGGCGGAGCTTTACAATCTCTGCGTCATGCGAATTCGACCCATGCTTGTCACCATACCCGGTGCCATCCTGCCGCACCCTTACGGGGGGCAAGACATGCAGGTCATGATCAATGTCGATCAGGATAAACTGCTGGCCCGTAACCTCACCACGGAGGATGTGCACCAAGCTATTGAGAAGCAGAATCTCGTGCTACCCGGCGGGGACATGAAGATTAAGGAAACCGACTGGCTTGTTCTGACGAATGCATCCCCATTGAAGATTGAAGAGTTCGACGACATCCCGATCAAGCGAGAAGGTAACTCATTCATTCACCTGCGCGACGTGGCCACGGTCCGCCTGGCTGGCCGAGTACAAACGAACTCCGTGCTGGTCGACGGCAAACAGGCCGTCATCGTCGTCGTCATGAAGAGCAGTGAGGCTTCGACCATTGATATCGTGGATGGAATCAAGAGAATGATCCCACGCATCTCGGAGGTTGTGCCTCCTGATGTGAAGGTGAGTCTGATCAGCGATTCCTCAGAATTCGTCAGGGATGCCATCGCCGATGTAGTGCACGAAATGGTCATTGCCGCCGCGCTAGTCGGATTCATCGTGCTGGTGATGCTCGGCTCTTGGCGTCCGACAGTCATCGTTCTCACCTCGATCCCACTCTCCATCCTCTGTTCTCTCATCGGTCTCCATATGCTCGAACAGTCGATCAATATTATGACTCTAGGCGGATTAGCGTTGGCTGTCGGCATTCTCGTCGACAACGCCGCGGTCATGATCGAGAATATCGACACCCACCTCGCCATGGGCAAGCCCTTAGAAGAGGCGATCATCGATGCCGCTAATCAGATCATTCTCCCTACGTTCGTTGCCACCCTTGCCATCACGATCGTGTGGGTCCCACTGTTCCATTTGAGCGGCATTGCCGGGTGGGTGTTCCCGGCGATGGCGGAGGCCGTCGTCTTCGCTATGTTGGCCTCCTTTATCTTGACCTATACCCTCGTGCCCACAATGGCGAAGTACATTTTGAAGGTTCATCACGCGACTGGGCCGGAGGGTGGTATCTTTGCCCGCTTCCAACATGGGTTCCAGAATGCCTTCGAACGATTCCGTGATGGTTACACCGCGCAACTTGAACAGGTGATCGCCCATCGCGTGGGGTTCGTCGCGATCTCGATGGTGTTCGCAGTGGCATCGCTCGGTCTGTTTTATTTCGAGGGGCAAGAGTTTTTCCCCCAGATCAAAGGTGGCTTGCTGCAGATGCACATGCGGGCGCCGCTAGGTCTGCGGATCGAGGCCGCAGGTCGTGTGGCTGCCCGCGTCTCAGATGACGTCAGGGAATTACTGCACGGTAACGTCGACGCGGTGGTGAGTAATTGCGGTCTCCCGGTCGGAGCGCACAACCTCGCGTTCATTCCTACGCCGACGATCGGCACTCAGGATTGCGACCTCACCATCACGCTCAAGGATCTACGATCACCGGTGTGGGAGTATCGGCAGATTCTCCGTCAACGTTTGACAGAGCGCTATCCAGGAACCGAATTCACGTTTCAGCCGGCTGATCTGACCGATAAGATTCTGAATTTCGGCTCGCTCGCGCCCATCGACCTGCAAATCAATGGGCCGGACCTCTATGCCAATTATTCGTATGCGCAAAAATTGGCTGGCAAGTTCCGCCAGATCCCAGGCGCCGCTGACGTGTATATCTATCAAACAATGTTCCAACCGACCATCTTAGTCGAAGGTGATAGGAGATTCGCCCTCGGCTTGAATCTGAACCAGAGGGATTTCGGCTTCAACATGCTTCTGGCAACCGCCGGCAGCCAGCAGATCGATCAGAAATATTGGCTCGACCGCTCGACCCAACAGTCTTACCGCCTCAATGTTTATACCCCTCAGCCACAGCTGACGAGCATTAAAGATCTCCAGACGATCCCGGTCGCTCCAGAAGATCGTGGCCGTGAGGAAGGTGGGGCCACCGGTGTGCAATTGCTCGGCAATATGACCAACCTTTCCTTGATTGGAACACCGGGTGTGGTGACGCACCGGAATCTCCTTCCGATGATCGACGTCTTGGTGTCCGCGGAGGGACGGGATCTCGGCGGGGTGCTGGCGGAAGTTCGCCATATAGCGGAGATCATGAAAGATGACCTGCCTCGCGGGGCGGAAGTCGAAATCCATGGCCAATCCGAAGTCATGCACGACGCCTTTGTCGAACTAGGTGGCGGTCTCATTATCGCCATCCTGCTGGTCTATCTACTCATCGTCGTCAATTTCCAATCGTGGCTCGATCCCTTCATCATCATTACAGCGTTGGTGGGCGCGTTTGCAGGCATCGCGTGGGCCCTCTTCGTGACCAAAACGTATATTTCCGTACCGGCGATGACTGGGGCCATCATGACGATGGGCACGGCCACCGCCAATTCGATTTTGCTCGTCGCCTATGCCCGAGAGCGGATCGCTGTCCACGGTGATGCGATACGGGCTGCGGTTGAGGCCGGGAAAGCCCGCATTCGTCCGGTACTCATGACCGCTGCCGCGATGATTATCGGTATGCTCCCGATGGCGACGGCTAATTCCCAAAACGCGCCGCTTGGTCGAGCCGTCATGGGAGGATTGACAGTGGCGACCCTCTTCACGCTGTTCTTTGTACCCTGCGTCTATGCCATCATCTACAACCGTCGAGCTGTTCCTCAAAAGGAGCGTGTTCAATATGAGTAA
- a CDS encoding sigma-54-dependent Fis family transcriptional regulator: protein MSISGLPSILVVENDQPNREMLVKALSHAGFEVAIACDGAEAMKRANAVTYDAVLSDIRVTPLSGLDLLDSLHKTMPELPIVFLTASSSVDMAIQAMKHGAFDYIAKPVNLEELVLTMKRAIEHRRLIENNRTLERAFSERLRAASLIGQSKKMVEVFKLVRKASRSSTAVLIQGESGTGKELIARAIHDNSARAAHRFAAINCSAIPDFLLESELFGHMKDSFTGAHTMRRGLLEEANGGTFFFDEVGDLSPTGQAKLLRLLQEGEIQRIGSNESARVDIRIIAASRQNLAELVAANRFREDLLGRLNVVTILLPPLRERPEDVPLLAEFFLARFGEQKEVPITSFSSAAMRALTDYSWPGNVRELEQVVEQAVALASPAILSIDDLPPEVIQKGGGGSDYIDMFPGTLKALQREQVIKMLESTHGHKERTARLLGISRRTLYRLLDRYGLGKNGHSSETDTSGATNS, encoded by the coding sequence ATGTCAATAAGTGGCCTGCCTTCAATCCTCGTCGTAGAAAACGACCAACCGAATCGAGAGATGTTGGTGAAAGCGTTGAGTCATGCCGGATTTGAGGTGGCTATCGCTTGTGACGGCGCCGAAGCCATGAAGAGGGCCAACGCAGTCACATACGACGCCGTATTGAGCGACATCCGCGTGACACCATTGTCCGGGTTGGACCTTTTGGATTCACTTCACAAGACCATGCCGGAGTTGCCAATCGTGTTCTTGACGGCATCCAGTTCCGTCGACATGGCAATCCAAGCCATGAAGCACGGAGCATTCGATTACATCGCCAAGCCCGTGAATCTCGAGGAACTCGTGCTCACGATGAAGCGAGCTATTGAGCACCGGCGTCTGATAGAAAATAATCGCACGCTTGAGCGTGCATTCAGCGAACGACTGCGGGCTGCCTCTCTGATCGGACAAAGTAAAAAGATGGTCGAGGTCTTCAAACTCGTCAGAAAAGCCTCTCGAAGTAGCACAGCCGTCTTGATCCAGGGCGAGAGCGGTACCGGCAAGGAATTAATTGCTCGGGCAATCCACGATAACAGCGCTCGCGCAGCCCACCGGTTTGCCGCCATTAATTGTAGTGCCATTCCGGATTTCCTGCTTGAAAGCGAACTCTTCGGGCATATGAAGGATTCGTTCACCGGAGCCCACACCATGCGCCGTGGGTTACTTGAGGAGGCGAACGGTGGCACGTTCTTTTTCGACGAAGTCGGCGATCTCTCTCCGACCGGACAGGCTAAACTTCTTCGCCTGCTCCAGGAAGGGGAAATCCAAAGAATTGGAAGCAATGAGTCCGCACGAGTCGATATACGCATTATTGCCGCCTCCCGCCAGAATCTCGCTGAACTGGTTGCGGCCAACCGGTTTCGCGAAGATCTGCTCGGCCGACTGAACGTGGTCACGATTCTCTTGCCGCCGCTTCGGGAACGCCCCGAGGACGTTCCCCTACTAGCCGAATTCTTTCTTGCGCGGTTCGGCGAACAGAAGGAAGTTCCCATCACGTCTTTTTCATCTGCCGCGATGCGGGCACTGACTGACTATTCCTGGCCGGGGAACGTGCGTGAATTAGAACAGGTCGTTGAACAGGCCGTGGCTCTCGCCTCGCCTGCGATCCTCTCGATTGACGACCTTCCACCTGAAGTTATTCAGAAGGGCGGAGGTGGTTCGGATTATATAGACATGTTTCCCGGCACACTCAAGGCGTTGCAGCGTGAACAGGTTATCAAAATGTTGGAATCAACACATGGGCATAAGGAGCGTACAGCGCGGTTACTCGGCATCAGTAGGCGCACGCTCTATCGACTCCTCGATCGATACGGTCTCGGTAAAAACGGACATTCCTCCGAAACCGACACGTCAGGCGCTACCAATTCCTAA
- a CDS encoding NAD(P)/FAD-dependent oxidoreductase, which yields MMAPGKARVVILGGGFGGMYAALAFEQALARGAAVDVTLVNHDNFFLFTPMLHEVAASDLDITNIVSPIRKLLRRVTFFHGEIEAIDLVQKRVGLSHGHEQHCHSLPYDHLVLALGSTTNFFNIPGVASRAFTMKSLSDAIVLRNHLIANLEEADFECGGGFRAPLLNFVVAGGGFAGVETIAAMNDFLREAVRFFPHLRGDMLRLILVSAGPVILPELGEKLGTYAQRKLGEQQVEIHANCKVTAVTDRDVMLSDGTTVTTNTLVWTAGITPHALLATLPCPKTKGRVLVNEYLEVAGWPGVWALGDCALVPDGQTGAFHPPTAQHALREGRVAARNILATVRGAPMKPFRYATLGLLAPIGKRTGVANILGVNFSGFFAWWLWRTIYLLKLPRLEKKLLVALDWTLDVLFSKDLVHFRTTRPRTPPPAPDEFEKPA from the coding sequence ATGATGGCTCCAGGTAAGGCACGCGTGGTGATTTTGGGCGGGGGGTTCGGGGGCATGTATGCGGCGTTGGCCTTCGAACAGGCGCTGGCGCGCGGCGCGGCCGTCGACGTCACGCTCGTCAACCACGATAACTTTTTCCTCTTCACCCCGATGCTGCACGAGGTCGCCGCGAGCGACCTGGACATCACCAATATCGTCAGCCCGATCCGCAAGCTGCTGCGTCGGGTGACGTTCTTTCATGGCGAGATCGAGGCCATCGATCTCGTGCAGAAACGCGTCGGCCTGTCGCATGGGCACGAGCAGCATTGCCACTCGCTGCCCTATGACCACCTCGTGCTGGCCCTCGGCTCCACCACGAATTTCTTCAACATTCCCGGGGTGGCCAGCCGGGCGTTCACGATGAAGTCCCTGAGTGACGCGATTGTGCTCCGCAACCATCTCATTGCCAATCTGGAGGAAGCGGACTTTGAGTGTGGGGGGGGCTTCCGGGCGCCGCTGCTGAACTTCGTCGTGGCCGGCGGCGGGTTTGCGGGGGTCGAAACCATTGCGGCCATGAATGACTTTTTGCGGGAGGCGGTGCGGTTCTTTCCACATCTTCGGGGCGACATGCTGCGGCTCATCCTGGTCAGTGCGGGGCCGGTGATCTTACCGGAACTCGGGGAGAAGCTCGGCACGTACGCTCAGCGCAAGCTTGGGGAGCAGCAGGTGGAAATCCATGCGAACTGTAAAGTCACCGCCGTGACGGATCGCGACGTCATGCTCAGCGATGGGACCACCGTGACGACCAATACGCTGGTCTGGACCGCCGGCATTACCCCGCATGCCCTCTTGGCCACCCTGCCGTGCCCGAAAACGAAGGGCCGGGTCCTCGTCAATGAGTATCTCGAAGTGGCGGGGTGGCCGGGCGTGTGGGCGTTGGGGGACTGTGCGCTCGTGCCGGATGGCCAGACGGGCGCCTTCCATCCGCCCACCGCGCAACATGCGTTGCGGGAAGGGCGGGTGGCGGCGCGGAATATCCTCGCCACCGTGCGCGGTGCCCCGATGAAACCCTTCCGCTACGCGACGCTCGGGCTGCTGGCGCCCATCGGGAAACGGACCGGGGTCGCCAACATTCTCGGGGTGAACTTCTCCGGCTTCTTCGCCTGGTGGCTCTGGCGCACCATTTATTTGCTGAAACTCCCGCGCTTGGAGAAGAAACTCCTCGTGGCCTTGGACTGGACCTTAGATGTGCTGTTCTCGAAGGACCTCGTCCACTTTCGCACCACCCGCCCCCGGACGCCCCCCCCCGCACCCGATGAATTCGAAAAACCGGCCTGA
- a CDS encoding DUF4118 domain-containing protein, whose protein sequence is MADMIGIHSEHPPRREDRGWIPTGSQLSKEYGLAFGTTLLAFLLRWSLDSYLGDDRLAYAAFLIAIAVTTWYGGIGPSLVAFALGGLLANWVFIHPRYTLDLGDLEDQAGVAVYLTVSFAMVGFAQTWRWAWKKTEEMTQELRMEIDRRRQTEEEPKHVESTESRPASHHEHRV, encoded by the coding sequence ATGGCGGACATGATAGGTATACATTCAGAACACCCGCCGCGTCGGGAAGACAGGGGATGGATCCCAACCGGTTCACAATTGAGTAAAGAGTATGGTCTAGCTTTCGGGACCACACTCCTCGCCTTCCTCCTGCGTTGGTCCCTTGATTCTTACCTTGGCGACGATAGACTTGCCTATGCTGCGTTCCTCATCGCCATAGCGGTTACCACTTGGTATGGCGGGATAGGCCCTTCTTTGGTGGCTTTTGCATTAGGTGGGTTGCTTGCCAATTGGGTTTTCATTCACCCGCGGTACACACTTGACCTTGGAGACCTGGAAGATCAAGCCGGTGTTGCCGTTTACTTGACCGTCAGTTTCGCGATGGTCGGGTTTGCACAAACTTGGCGGTGGGCGTGGAAAAAAACGGAGGAAATGACACAAGAGCTACGAATGGAGATAGATCGCCGTAGACAGACTGAAGAAGAACCAAAGCATGTCGAATCAACGGAAAGTAGACCAGCTTCACACCACGAGCACAGGGTCTAG
- a CDS encoding sigma-54-dependent Fis family transcriptional regulator produces MHTVVFVVDDEQVIRTAIVRRLIRLGHFATGYESGEVLLQELEHKLPELVLLDLKMPGISGLDALKHVRQLAPSAIVIMLTAYGTVHDAVEAMKLGAYDFLVKTVDLEGVEAVVSRAIEVLKLRRRLESEVSGQTNQYHLSNVEAHSRVMKQLLEQVREVAENPKPTVMLLGETGTGKEFLARVIHHNGPRASGPFVGVNCTAIPKDLFESELFGYERGAFTGANQRKLGLLEKAEGGTLFLDEIGDLDLSTQAKLLRVIQERSFRRLGGTDDLGVDFRLITATNREIKKEVERGAFREDLYFRLNVVAFEIPPLRKRFEDILPLCRKTIVRFAQEFGKPVPELDAETREMLERYQYPGNIRELENTLERAMIFCSSQTLTANYLPRELHEHVGQTTMSVSQGSERLIRIEMQVGKHTLERIEESIIEEVLRLADYNKSLAAKQLGLTRFSLDRRLKKLTDSPR; encoded by the coding sequence ATGCACACAGTTGTTTTTGTGGTCGACGACGAACAAGTTATTCGAACCGCCATTGTCAGGAGGCTGATCAGACTGGGACATTTCGCCACCGGGTATGAATCCGGTGAGGTGTTGTTGCAAGAGCTTGAGCACAAGCTCCCCGAACTTGTGCTGCTCGATCTGAAGATGCCCGGCATCAGCGGCCTTGATGCGCTCAAACACGTGCGTCAACTGGCTCCCTCCGCCATCGTCATTATGCTGACTGCGTATGGGACGGTACACGATGCGGTGGAAGCCATGAAATTGGGGGCGTACGATTTCCTGGTCAAAACGGTCGATCTTGAAGGAGTCGAAGCCGTTGTTTCCCGTGCGATCGAGGTCCTCAAGCTCCGCCGCCGTCTGGAATCGGAAGTAAGTGGACAGACCAACCAGTACCATTTGAGCAACGTCGAAGCTCACAGCCGCGTGATGAAACAATTGCTCGAACAAGTACGGGAAGTGGCGGAGAATCCAAAACCTACGGTGATGCTGCTGGGAGAAACAGGGACAGGGAAAGAGTTCCTCGCACGGGTTATCCATCACAATGGCCCAAGGGCGTCTGGGCCATTCGTGGGGGTCAACTGCACCGCGATTCCCAAGGATCTCTTTGAGAGCGAACTATTCGGGTATGAGCGCGGAGCCTTTACCGGCGCCAATCAACGCAAGCTCGGTCTGCTCGAAAAGGCGGAAGGCGGCACACTGTTTCTTGATGAGATCGGAGATCTCGATCTTTCGACACAGGCCAAGTTACTGCGAGTGATTCAGGAGCGCTCATTCAGGCGGCTCGGGGGAACCGACGATCTCGGGGTGGATTTTCGTCTCATCACGGCGACGAATCGAGAAATCAAGAAGGAGGTGGAACGAGGAGCCTTTCGAGAAGATCTTTATTTTCGTCTCAATGTCGTAGCATTTGAGATTCCTCCCCTTCGCAAGAGATTCGAGGATATTCTTCCTCTTTGCCGGAAGACGATCGTGCGTTTTGCGCAGGAATTCGGGAAACCAGTCCCCGAATTGGACGCAGAAACTCGCGAAATGCTCGAGCGATATCAATATCCGGGGAATATTCGGGAGCTGGAAAACACGCTCGAACGAGCGATGATTTTCTGTTCGAGCCAAACCTTGACAGCGAATTATCTACCGCGGGAACTCCATGAACATGTCGGGCAAACCACCATGTCGGTTTCCCAAGGCTCTGAACGTCTGATTCGCATTGAAATGCAAGTCGGAAAGCACACTCTGGAGCGAATCGAAGAATCCATCATCGAAGAAGTCCTACGGCTGGCGGACTACAACAAGAGTTTGGCGGCTAAGCAGCTTGGCCTCACCCGATTCTCCTTGGACCGGCGTTTGAAAAAGCTTACGGACTCACCAAGGTAA
- a CDS encoding CHASE3 domain-containing protein — MQERFPQKFLDDLPILPKLLLIPTIPFISLMIFSVMTYLDVQNFIQDEERLTRLYLLQKTAAQYMRSVADLETAFLGYVISENNRYLARFQEGRKNVLEMDRQLETQHPQQHEQFEDIRALVEKSFFEKEALLQAIQLGNRSDAIKYVRDGRSREIMVEVRKWMAWFDREQDRMQQLELSRLSYDRAWTRFLILGGGLVTLCLVIFALALIARSIATPVTALSKVVGSTAGQAIPSIPVLDRKDEIGVLTTVMKKMSLQIRKDLEEVQQSEATLKRLNAHLSASEAKYRGLVDHAPLGIFMTKGVRVTFSNRYNQQLAGLDPESNLDPETFRQRVHPEDRDRVLTTFSEAVAAGRPCELIFRLLHDDGSIRTVLSQRVPIMDLESPDVVYVGFNIDITTLDNLQLRLRRAEKLATLGQVAAGIAHELRNPLVGIGSTAKVLLDDFESDDPKRKEIEVILSETRRLDRIVNQIVDYARPRRLAPTRIDLNRLVGEVSKLLKSRLEDKHLTIKISISPMISEFTADRDLLRQVLLNIVDNAIDASPKGGAPIEITGHELFREERPGLVIQVKDDGVGISPELLPNVFQPFVTSGKKHGTGLGLAICQNIVESHEGDIYVTSEVGKGTIVGIWLPLEQETALERL, encoded by the coding sequence ATGCAGGAGCGTTTCCCTCAGAAGTTCTTGGATGATCTCCCGATCCTACCCAAGCTCCTTCTCATTCCAACCATTCCCTTCATCTCTCTCATGATCTTCAGCGTGATGACCTATCTGGATGTCCAGAATTTTATACAGGATGAAGAACGCCTGACACGTCTCTATCTTCTTCAAAAGACGGCGGCCCAATACATGCGGTCGGTCGCTGATTTGGAAACGGCATTTCTGGGCTATGTCATCTCTGAGAACAATCGATACCTGGCACGGTTTCAGGAGGGGCGAAAAAACGTCCTGGAAATGGACCGGCAACTAGAAACCCAACACCCCCAGCAACATGAACAATTCGAAGACATTCGCGCTCTGGTGGAGAAGTCATTTTTTGAAAAAGAAGCACTGCTCCAAGCCATCCAGCTGGGAAATCGGTCCGATGCCATCAAGTATGTCCGAGACGGACGAAGTCGGGAGATCATGGTTGAGGTTCGGAAATGGATGGCATGGTTTGATCGAGAGCAAGATCGCATGCAGCAACTGGAGCTATCGCGATTGAGCTATGATCGAGCGTGGACACGCTTTCTTATTCTTGGAGGTGGGTTGGTGACCCTCTGCCTCGTCATCTTCGCGTTGGCACTCATTGCGCGTTCCATTGCCACTCCGGTTACAGCCTTGTCCAAGGTCGTAGGTTCGACGGCCGGTCAGGCGATTCCCTCCATTCCGGTCCTTGACCGCAAGGATGAAATCGGTGTGCTGACCACCGTGATGAAGAAAATGAGCTTGCAGATCCGCAAAGATCTCGAAGAGGTCCAGCAGTCCGAAGCGACCCTCAAGAGGTTGAATGCGCACTTGTCGGCTTCCGAGGCGAAATATCGAGGACTCGTGGATCACGCGCCACTCGGTATCTTTATGACGAAAGGAGTAAGGGTCACGTTCAGCAATCGGTACAATCAGCAGTTGGCGGGACTGGATCCCGAATCGAATCTTGATCCCGAAACATTCCGCCAACGGGTGCATCCTGAAGATCGTGACCGTGTGCTCACAACATTTTCAGAAGCCGTTGCTGCAGGCCGGCCCTGCGAACTGATTTTCCGGTTACTCCATGATGACGGCAGTATCCGGACGGTCCTCAGTCAACGTGTGCCGATCATGGATTTAGAGAGTCCCGATGTGGTCTATGTGGGCTTTAATATCGACATTACCACCCTGGACAATCTGCAATTACGATTAAGGCGGGCGGAAAAGTTGGCGACGTTGGGGCAAGTTGCGGCCGGCATCGCTCATGAGCTCAGAAATCCGCTGGTGGGCATCGGTTCGACGGCAAAGGTATTGCTGGATGACTTCGAATCCGATGATCCAAAGCGTAAAGAGATCGAGGTGATCCTATCGGAGACTCGGCGGTTGGATCGAATCGTGAATCAGATCGTGGACTATGCGCGGCCACGACGACTTGCTCCCACACGAATCGATCTCAACCGGCTCGTTGGTGAGGTGTCCAAATTGTTGAAGTCCCGGTTGGAGGATAAGCACCTCACGATCAAGATCAGTATTTCACCCATGATCAGCGAATTCACCGCCGATCGAGACCTTCTGAGACAAGTGCTGCTGAATATTGTAGACAACGCCATTGATGCCTCCCCGAAGGGTGGCGCTCCCATCGAGATCACGGGACATGAATTGTTCAGAGAGGAGCGGCCCGGTTTGGTGATTCAAGTCAAAGACGATGGTGTCGGCATTTCTCCGGAACTGCTCCCGAATGTGTTTCAACCGTTCGTGACGTCCGGGAAAAAGCATGGGACCGGATTGGGCTTGGCTATTTGTCAGAATATCGTCGAAAGCCATGAGGGGGACATCTATGTGACGAGCGAAGTTGGAAAGGGCACCATTGTCGGCATCTGGTTGCCATTGGAACAAGAAACCGCACTGGAAAGGCTTTGA
- a CDS encoding sigma-54-dependent Fis family transcriptional regulator gives MMQASIFVVDDQAAFRNALDKLLSRMQHRVRSFQSGEQLLAAVEEDVPDLILLDLKMPGMSGIEVLQALRPKGCDALVILLTAYGTVEDAVEAMKLGAFDFLIKTVDLESLEPVVNRALEHILLKRRVSYNNEHEADQYRLSNLIAHSLAMRALLVQVREVAQSPHVPILLTGETGTGKEFLARVIHHNSARAKGPFVKISCTTLSPMRFERDLFGYERGAFAGAERRKLGLLDQAETGTLFLDEIGDLDLVMQGKLVGIVQDRMFRRLGGIDDISGDFRVIASSYRDLKEEVAGGRFREDLFFRLNAMQFVVPPIRNRTEDIIPLAKLFMMKYGLEFGKEVTDIDPKAVATLQHYSFPGNVRELQNIIERAIMLCVGKTLTSSDLPGAH, from the coding sequence ATGATGCAAGCGAGCATTTTCGTAGTGGACGATCAGGCTGCGTTTCGTAACGCCCTGGATAAACTGCTTTCTCGTATGCAGCACCGGGTTCGGTCGTTTCAATCCGGTGAACAACTGCTTGCTGCAGTAGAAGAGGACGTACCGGACTTAATTCTGCTTGATCTAAAAATGCCCGGCATGTCCGGAATTGAAGTTCTGCAGGCGCTTCGCCCCAAAGGCTGCGATGCCCTCGTCATCCTGCTGACCGCATACGGAACAGTAGAGGATGCGGTGGAAGCCATGAAGCTCGGGGCATTCGATTTCCTCATCAAAACGGTCGATCTTGAAAGCTTGGAACCGGTCGTCAACCGGGCCCTTGAACATATTCTGCTGAAGCGGCGCGTGTCCTACAACAACGAGCACGAAGCCGATCAATATCGATTGAGCAACCTGATCGCGCATAGCCTGGCGATGAGAGCCTTGCTGGTTCAGGTGCGAGAAGTGGCCCAGAGTCCACATGTGCCCATACTCCTGACGGGGGAAACCGGAACAGGGAAGGAATTCTTAGCCCGTGTCATCCACCACAATAGCGCGCGCGCCAAGGGGCCATTCGTGAAGATCAGTTGCACCACCCTGTCGCCCATGCGGTTCGAGCGCGACCTGTTTGGGTATGAGAGGGGCGCCTTCGCCGGGGCCGAAAGGAGAAAGCTCGGCCTGCTGGATCAAGCGGAAACCGGCACGCTGTTTCTCGATGAGATCGGCGATCTTGATCTCGTGATGCAGGGAAAACTGGTGGGAATCGTGCAGGATCGAATGTTTCGCCGTCTGGGTGGAATTGACGATATTTCCGGAGACTTCCGCGTGATCGCGTCCTCCTACCGGGATCTTAAGGAGGAAGTGGCGGGAGGACGTTTTCGGGAGGATCTCTTCTTTCGTCTGAACGCGATGCAGTTCGTCGTGCCGCCGATCCGGAACCGTACCGAGGATATCATACCCCTCGCCAAGCTGTTCATGATGAAGTATGGGTTGGAGTTTGGGAAAGAGGTGACCGATATCGATCCCAAAGCCGTCGCCACGCTTCAACATTACTCATTCCCGGGCAATGTGCGCGAACTACAGAACATCATCGAACGGGCCATCATGTTGTGCGTGGGCAAGACCTTGACCAGCAGTGACCTCCCCGGAGCACATTGA